In uncultured Desulfobacter sp., one DNA window encodes the following:
- a CDS encoding efflux RND transporter periplasmic adaptor subunit, giving the protein MMIKKAVFTFTLLMVLSSANARTIEVNGFTEAIHDVLLGAEDAGVIRKIDIEVGSRVKKGQVLFSLAHRLEQLEVDRRAVTMKSHAELESAQAKVNTLNAIFKSNKALYMETKSISKEELDTLALELLTAKADLKRMKANKDREKIEYQIARELLERKIIKSPINGIVTEVLSDPGESYEPPAPVLRLVSTDPCLFVCNVEETAAAFLSQGDMVSLKINSGSGTKTRSGEVMFISPVADPGSGLLQVRIKFQNKKEPLRPGIAGTLMIEPHVKESVKKEPELVSGDLHAVKTIPPKEGNPELTGIVTATTLMVRETAQKDGKLLGKLPKGTQVTIRQATLPWYCIEFKGNKAFASGQYIALGPGLENTSLNKTSEANSPR; this is encoded by the coding sequence ATGATGATAAAAAAAGCTGTATTTACCTTTACCCTATTGATGGTTTTATCCTCTGCAAATGCCCGGACAATTGAGGTAAACGGATTTACAGAAGCGATACATGATGTTTTGCTGGGCGCAGAAGATGCCGGGGTTATCCGGAAAATCGATATTGAGGTCGGAAGCCGAGTAAAAAAAGGGCAGGTCCTTTTTTCACTGGCCCACAGACTTGAACAGCTTGAAGTCGACCGTAGGGCCGTCACCATGAAAAGCCATGCGGAACTTGAATCAGCGCAAGCCAAAGTCAACACCCTGAACGCCATATTCAAATCCAACAAAGCGCTGTACATGGAAACAAAATCCATCAGCAAAGAGGAACTGGACACCCTTGCACTTGAACTGCTGACAGCCAAGGCAGATTTGAAACGGATGAAAGCAAATAAAGACCGGGAAAAAATAGAATATCAGATTGCCCGTGAATTATTGGAACGTAAGATTATAAAATCTCCGATCAACGGTATCGTGACCGAAGTGTTGTCTGACCCGGGTGAAAGCTACGAACCGCCCGCCCCTGTCCTGAGGCTGGTCAGTACCGATCCCTGCCTTTTTGTCTGCAATGTTGAAGAGACAGCGGCGGCCTTTCTGAGCCAGGGCGACATGGTTTCCTTAAAAATAAACTCCGGATCAGGCACCAAGACCCGGTCGGGCGAAGTCATGTTCATATCTCCGGTGGCGGATCCCGGTTCGGGCCTGCTCCAGGTCAGGATAAAATTCCAAAACAAAAAAGAACCCTTAAGACCCGGGATTGCCGGAACCCTGATGATTGAACCCCATGTAAAAGAATCTGTAAAAAAAGAGCCCGAGTTGGTGTCAGGGGATTTACATGCTGTAAAAACGATCCCACCCAAAGAGGGTAACCCGGAATTAACCGGGATCGTCACAGCTACCACTTTGATGGTTAGAGAAACAGCCCAAAAAGATGGAAAACTTTTGGGGAAACTACCCAAAGGAACACAGGTCACGATCCGGCAAGCCACCCTGCCCTGGTACTGCATTGAGTTTAAAGGCAACAAAGCATTTGCTTCAGGCCAATACATTGCCCTTGGCCCTGGGTTGGAAAACACATCTCTTAACAAAACATCTGAAGCGAATTCACCGAGATAA
- a CDS encoding ParB/RepB/Spo0J family partition protein, which translates to MGFGDQFKESFGEKMLNSIITQDDIKNIPLSQIDFDDTQFEYRVTRDLAPLVESLKKDGQKIPAIVRKKQNKYQLICGFRRARALQEIGTSAIKAFVYETLSDQEAHRISIIENEERKNLNDIDRANAIVKLKKESFKIDDIINITGLSERSIHDIAKLLETSDIIQKNIERLGRSKAILIHRHRELFASDDAFNAFILSVIEKEMSRREIQNHFNRLKVTPRKAQSKRAPMTFNFPLPSNINSRKGGIVMTAETKADLIDTLENFLELLKKEA; encoded by the coding sequence ATGGGTTTTGGCGATCAGTTCAAGGAATCCTTTGGTGAAAAAATGCTGAACAGCATTATCACACAGGATGACATTAAAAATATCCCTTTGTCACAAATCGACTTCGATGACACCCAATTTGAGTACCGGGTCACCAGAGACCTTGCGCCGCTGGTAGAATCGCTAAAAAAAGACGGTCAAAAAATCCCGGCGATAGTACGAAAAAAACAAAACAAATACCAGCTGATCTGCGGATTCAGGCGTGCCCGGGCACTACAAGAAATCGGCACCTCCGCCATCAAGGCGTTTGTTTATGAAACGCTTTCAGACCAGGAAGCCCACCGCATCTCCATTATAGAAAATGAAGAGCGAAAAAACCTCAATGATATTGATCGCGCCAATGCCATCGTGAAATTAAAAAAAGAATCATTTAAAATTGATGATATCATCAACATTACAGGGCTTTCAGAGCGCTCCATTCACGATATCGCCAAACTGCTTGAAACGTCTGATATCATACAAAAGAATATAGAACGGCTTGGACGCTCAAAAGCAATCCTCATCCATCGCCACAGGGAACTGTTCGCGTCTGATGATGCATTTAATGCTTTTATTCTCAGCGTTATAGAAAAAGAGATGTCCCGCAGAGAAATTCAAAACCATTTTAACCGATTAAAAGTAACACCCCGCAAAGCGCAATCAAAACGCGCTCCGATGACGTTTAACTTTCCACTCCCTTCCAATATCAACTCCCGAAAAGGCGGTATCGTTATGACCGCAGAGACCAAGGCAGACCTCATTGACACACTTGAAAACTTTCTTGAGTTACTGAAAAAAGAAGCCTAA
- a CDS encoding efflux RND transporter periplasmic adaptor subunit yields the protein MAEHINHQERTDHFKNALTQCRNTAGIQGPPKLFWAQFLKTATLVAQARYSLVCILRPDTQNWIVAGLHPPKAQDLLKTPGLMTDVEQLCSNAQVQGDATGQIDIPPKGNPAGLEAIRLELQEEEPPAVAVFISENKNQTETSLPCTRLHAIAGIPLIYQLRQKLRQSRIDASRFSKVLDVALEINSQERYMAAAMAFCNEIAARYAFDRVSLGWATGGYIRVQAISHIEKFEKKMAVVQDLEKVMEESVCQDVEIIFPAPLENTSVMRHHDAFAKANQLRALATFPIRLNNKITGALTCERIDANPFDQETVSTISLICEQSARHLHDLKAGDLWFGARLAAGARKKLAGLIGVENTLAKAGGVLLALLVAVLIFTKVIFRIEAPFVIQADRVAYLPAAFDGYIDQVKVNVGDIVNQGAIMLTLDTRELLLEESNAVANQVRHDREAQKARASNYLSEMKISQALSAQARAQLKIVRYHLKNAQVRAPFAGVVVEGELEKMLGAPVRKGDVLFKLAKLDQTYVELDVDEKDIHYIRKNAAGQIVFISQPRFKYDVSVKRVDPVAVSKEEGNKFIVRCEFTQNPADWWRPGMSGIAKINAGKKSIAWIITRRTIDFFRLFLWW from the coding sequence GTGGCAGAACATATAAACCATCAGGAGAGAACAGATCATTTCAAAAATGCCCTGACGCAATGCCGTAATACCGCAGGCATCCAGGGGCCGCCAAAACTCTTCTGGGCTCAATTCCTCAAAACAGCAACCCTTGTTGCCCAAGCACGATACAGCCTGGTGTGCATTCTAAGGCCTGATACTCAAAACTGGATCGTTGCCGGACTCCATCCACCCAAAGCCCAAGATCTATTAAAAACCCCGGGACTGATGACGGATGTTGAACAATTATGCAGTAACGCCCAGGTGCAGGGTGATGCCACCGGTCAAATAGATATTCCTCCCAAAGGGAACCCCGCAGGACTTGAAGCTATCCGCCTTGAACTGCAAGAAGAAGAGCCTCCCGCTGTGGCCGTGTTTATCAGTGAAAATAAAAACCAGACAGAGACATCTTTGCCTTGCACCCGACTTCATGCCATTGCCGGGATTCCCCTTATATACCAGCTGCGGCAAAAATTACGCCAAAGCCGGATAGATGCGTCACGATTTTCCAAGGTGCTGGATGTAGCTCTTGAGATTAACAGCCAGGAACGGTATATGGCTGCGGCCATGGCGTTTTGCAACGAAATTGCGGCCCGCTACGCATTCGACCGGGTGAGCCTGGGCTGGGCCACAGGCGGTTATATCCGGGTCCAGGCCATCAGTCATATTGAAAAATTCGAAAAAAAAATGGCCGTGGTCCAGGATCTTGAAAAAGTGATGGAAGAATCCGTATGCCAGGATGTTGAAATCATTTTCCCGGCACCCTTGGAAAACACATCTGTCATGCGGCATCATGACGCTTTTGCAAAAGCGAATCAGCTCCGGGCATTGGCCACGTTTCCCATACGCTTAAACAATAAAATTACCGGTGCCCTGACCTGCGAACGGATCGACGCAAATCCCTTTGACCAGGAAACAGTGTCGACCATCAGCCTTATCTGCGAGCAGTCGGCACGGCACCTTCATGATCTCAAGGCCGGGGACCTGTGGTTTGGTGCCAGGCTGGCAGCCGGTGCAAGAAAAAAACTGGCCGGACTTATAGGCGTTGAAAACACCCTTGCCAAAGCAGGCGGGGTACTGCTGGCCCTCCTTGTGGCTGTATTGATTTTCACCAAAGTAATTTTTCGTATAGAAGCTCCTTTTGTCATCCAGGCAGACCGTGTCGCCTATCTGCCGGCTGCTTTTGACGGTTATATCGACCAGGTAAAGGTGAATGTTGGCGACATTGTCAATCAAGGAGCTATTATGCTCACCCTGGACACCCGGGAACTTCTTCTGGAAGAATCCAATGCAGTGGCCAACCAAGTGCGCCACGACAGGGAGGCACAAAAGGCAAGAGCGTCCAATTACCTGTCAGAAATGAAAATCTCCCAGGCCCTTTCCGCCCAGGCCCGGGCACAATTAAAAATTGTCCGGTACCACCTTAAAAATGCGCAGGTTCGCGCCCCGTTTGCGGGGGTTGTCGTTGAAGGGGAACTTGAAAAAATGCTGGGTGCCCCTGTACGCAAGGGCGATGTGTTATTCAAACTTGCAAAGTTAGATCAAACCTATGTGGAGCTGGATGTGGATGAAAAAGATATTCATTACATCCGGAAAAATGCCGCCGGACAGATCGTCTTTATCAGCCAGCCCAGATTCAAGTACGACGTTTCTGTCAAAAGGGTTGACCCTGTGGCAGTATCCAAGGAAGAGGGAAATAAATTCATTGTCCGGTGTGAGTTCACACAAAACCCGGCAGACTGGTGGCGTCCGGGTATGAGCGGCATTGCCAAAATCAATGCCGGGAAAAAAAGCATTGCCTGGATCATCACCCGGCGAACCATTGATTTTTTCAGACTGTTTTTATGGTGGTGA
- a CDS encoding transposase: MAQGKALTPEEKKAIVALKKYFDRTIDDLEEQKELSAQRVSNALGFGLATVKRTMADHSRGVNFDNELIIYRGRPQRALSDSVQTIVREYIRNANKEGAYMTLETLWQYLEEVAPEQEFSIRTLGRALDRWGFTFGKGIRTQRFKEKDHVVVARQRYLRRKRANRKGKGTIRPEVYLDESYVNKNHSTDFVWYYDDDGPWIQKPTEKGERLIIMNAITKDGWVSGAKVTFKSTRKTGDYHGQMNQAMFSKWFEEKLLPNIPARSLIIMDNAAYHNVLSPVSAPTPLCKKEKIRSWLEKNNFPVKEDCLKAELVDILTRVGPQPTYLLDELADKQGHEVLRTPPYHPELQPIETCWGIVKNEIGRNCDFTMNNLIQQLENAFGKVTAKTCAGLIRKTRDIEDAFWRDDAALDEQN, translated from the coding sequence ATGGCCCAAGGCAAAGCGCTTACACCAGAAGAGAAAAAAGCAATAGTGGCCTTAAAAAAATATTTTGACCGCACTATAGATGATCTTGAGGAACAGAAAGAATTAAGTGCGCAGAGGGTGTCAAATGCTCTTGGGTTTGGTTTAGCGACGGTGAAAAGGACTATGGCCGACCATAGCCGTGGTGTAAATTTTGATAACGAATTGATTATATATAGAGGACGACCACAACGAGCACTTTCCGATTCGGTGCAGACAATTGTTCGAGAATACATACGCAATGCCAATAAAGAAGGTGCGTATATGACACTTGAAACGCTGTGGCAGTATCTCGAAGAAGTTGCGCCTGAACAGGAATTTAGCATCCGGACATTAGGCCGGGCACTTGATCGTTGGGGATTTACATTCGGTAAAGGGATACGTACTCAGCGGTTTAAAGAAAAAGACCATGTTGTGGTAGCCAGACAACGCTACCTCCGGAGAAAAAGGGCAAATCGAAAGGGCAAAGGGACTATTCGTCCTGAAGTTTATCTGGACGAGTCCTATGTGAACAAAAATCACAGTACGGATTTTGTGTGGTACTACGACGATGATGGGCCATGGATTCAAAAGCCTACCGAAAAAGGGGAACGCTTGATAATAATGAATGCAATCACTAAGGACGGTTGGGTTTCCGGTGCCAAGGTGACTTTCAAAAGCACTCGAAAAACTGGAGACTACCACGGACAGATGAATCAAGCGATGTTCTCCAAGTGGTTTGAAGAAAAGTTGCTTCCAAATATCCCTGCTCGCTCGCTAATAATCATGGATAATGCTGCTTATCATAATGTCTTGTCACCAGTCTCAGCACCAACCCCTTTATGTAAAAAGGAGAAAATTCGATCCTGGTTGGAGAAAAATAATTTTCCCGTAAAGGAAGATTGCTTAAAGGCTGAACTGGTTGATATTTTGACAAGAGTTGGACCGCAACCGACATATTTATTGGACGAACTAGCTGATAAACAAGGGCATGAGGTCTTAAGGACACCACCTTATCATCCCGAGTTACAACCAATAGAGACATGTTGGGGCATTGTGAAAAATGAAATTGGCCGCAATTGTGATTTTACAATGAATAATTTAATTCAGCAGCTTGAAAATGCGTTTGGCAAGGTTACCGCCAAGACCTGCGCTGGGTTAATAAGGAAAACTCGTGATATTGAAGATGCCTTTTGGCGGGACGATGCTGCTCTTGATGAACAAAATTGA
- a CDS encoding preprotein translocase subunit SecA: protein MKYPSYFYTTQHIPVPEKLHQGTDGLIYGLIGALARRFEFTKNLEFDAMKIHDRAMALRQVKNSQLKDKIQTFKDLFQTTKHPPWENVKEAMALLVEIGDRSLGMRAFPVQIMGAMVMYKGGLAEMSTGEGKTFAAVFPAILNAWTQRPCHIVTVNDYLAHRDATLMGPMFNACGIQTGFVTGDMDQKQRRKNYTGNVVYTTSKELTADFLRDRLMLGRFHHPSRQLLRSLMDPVGVERDKPVMRGLHTVIVDEADSVLIDEAVTPLIISKPKENKPLVDACLCADAIGDQLEPGEDFFVVDKYKEVKITPQGFEKINNLTQSLDGIWKGAPRRTELIEQALKARHFYTRDKQYIVQDDKIMIVDEFTGRIMPNRTWRQGMHQAVEAKEGVTITHPSETISRLSFQRFFRFFTKISGMTGTAREAAAEFWHIYGLKVQPIPTNRPCIRNKLPPAVFLTENEKWTQIARAVAQCHKTLRPILIGTKNVKDSEHLADILREQHYDFNLLNAVNHKEEAAIIARAGTPGMITIATNMAGRGTDIKLGNGVSELGGLHVIATECNDSSRIDRQLFGRCARQGDPGSVQAFASIEDELIQRFVPPKIQKVLISKRDKHSALSIFFGKRITEYAQKKAQKQAFEQRKNVLKKDSWLEEALSFSGE from the coding sequence ATGAAATATCCCTCTTACTTTTATACGACACAACATATTCCTGTGCCAGAAAAACTCCATCAGGGGACCGATGGACTAATCTACGGCCTGATCGGTGCTTTGGCAAGGCGCTTTGAATTTACCAAAAATCTTGAATTCGATGCCATGAAAATCCATGACCGAGCCATGGCGCTCCGGCAGGTCAAAAATTCACAATTAAAAGACAAAATCCAAACGTTCAAGGATCTATTTCAAACAACCAAGCACCCGCCCTGGGAAAACGTCAAAGAAGCCATGGCGCTGCTCGTTGAAATCGGGGACAGGTCCCTGGGTATGCGGGCATTCCCCGTACAGATTATGGGGGCCATGGTCATGTACAAAGGCGGACTTGCAGAAATGTCCACAGGCGAAGGAAAAACCTTTGCAGCCGTATTCCCGGCCATTCTTAATGCCTGGACCCAGAGGCCCTGCCACATCGTCACAGTGAACGATTATCTTGCCCACCGTGATGCAACACTGATGGGGCCCATGTTTAACGCCTGTGGAATTCAAACGGGGTTCGTTACCGGAGATATGGATCAAAAGCAGCGGAGGAAAAATTACACTGGAAACGTGGTCTATACTACAAGCAAAGAGCTGACAGCTGATTTTTTAAGAGACCGACTGATGCTGGGCCGTTTCCACCACCCGTCCCGGCAGTTGTTACGAAGTCTTATGGACCCCGTGGGCGTGGAAAGAGATAAACCCGTTATGAGAGGGCTGCACACCGTAATTGTGGATGAAGCAGACTCCGTTCTCATTGATGAAGCCGTTACCCCGTTGATCATATCCAAGCCAAAAGAAAACAAGCCCCTGGTAGACGCCTGTCTTTGCGCCGACGCAATCGGAGATCAGCTTGAGCCGGGAGAAGATTTCTTTGTAGTTGATAAATATAAAGAGGTCAAAATCACCCCACAGGGTTTTGAAAAAATAAACAACCTCACCCAAAGTCTGGATGGAATCTGGAAAGGCGCTCCCAGAAGAACGGAACTGATTGAGCAGGCACTCAAGGCCCGACATTTTTACACACGTGACAAGCAATATATTGTCCAGGATGATAAAATTATGATTGTGGATGAATTTACAGGCCGTATCATGCCGAACCGAACCTGGCGGCAAGGGATGCATCAGGCTGTTGAGGCTAAAGAAGGGGTGACAATAACACACCCGAGTGAAACCATTTCCAGATTAAGCTTCCAAAGATTTTTCCGTTTCTTTACCAAGATCAGCGGAATGACCGGTACAGCCAGAGAAGCGGCAGCCGAATTCTGGCACATATACGGCCTTAAGGTTCAACCGATCCCGACCAACCGCCCTTGCATTAGGAATAAGCTGCCGCCGGCCGTGTTCCTAACTGAGAATGAAAAATGGACGCAAATTGCCCGAGCCGTAGCCCAATGTCATAAGACTCTCCGTCCCATTCTCATCGGTACAAAAAATGTAAAGGACAGTGAACACCTCGCTGATATCCTTAGAGAACAACATTATGATTTTAACCTCCTCAACGCCGTGAATCACAAAGAAGAGGCAGCCATCATCGCAAGGGCCGGAACACCCGGGATGATTACCATTGCCACCAACATGGCCGGCCGTGGAACTGATATTAAACTTGGCAACGGGGTATCCGAACTAGGCGGCCTTCATGTTATTGCCACGGAGTGTAACGACTCCAGTCGAATTGACCGTCAGCTTTTCGGCAGATGCGCCAGGCAGGGAGATCCCGGAAGTGTACAGGCATTTGCCTCCATTGAAGACGAGTTGATACAACGGTTTGTTCCACCCAAAATCCAAAAAGTGCTTATTTCAAAACGAGATAAACATAGTGCATTATCAATTTTTTTTGGCAAAAGAATAACGGAGTACGCACAAAAAAAAGCACAAAAGCAGGCCTTTGAACAAAGAAAAAACGTCTTGAAAAAAGATTCATGGCTGGAAGAAGCACTCTCTTTTTCAGGGGAGTGA
- a CDS encoding HDOD domain-containing protein, which yields MTSLQVLIKEIKNLKPIPAVITSLLGVVDDPNASMKDITKIIQYDPAITAETLRTANSAYFGLKHPAETIQEAATMIGTDRLVDLVMLKVSAQVTKGVQKGYDLHEGALWKYSVSSALIAKQVASQLNLSNKNYIFTASLLKDIGKTVLDKFVQDAFEKIYNLVVNENFSFMEAEKQIIGVNHAELGGMIAKMWKFSPKMVGIIRNHHLTSETMVRDKDVAVVYLADCICMMMGMGVGADGLAYRFHRQAMEHIGISAEDTLKIIAEFTGRMEEVEALLKMA from the coding sequence ATGACTAGCCTGCAAGTACTGATCAAGGAAATAAAAAATCTAAAGCCCATCCCTGCCGTGATCACTTCCCTTTTAGGCGTCGTGGATGATCCCAATGCATCCATGAAAGATATCACCAAAATCATTCAATACGATCCTGCCATTACCGCAGAGACCCTTCGAACGGCTAATTCCGCATACTTTGGTTTAAAACATCCCGCTGAAACTATCCAGGAAGCAGCCACGATGATCGGCACGGATCGACTTGTGGACCTGGTAATGCTCAAAGTAAGCGCTCAGGTAACCAAAGGGGTCCAGAAAGGGTACGATTTGCACGAGGGCGCATTGTGGAAATACTCCGTATCGTCGGCCCTCATTGCAAAACAGGTGGCCAGCCAGTTAAATCTGTCAAATAAAAACTATATATTCACAGCCTCGCTTCTCAAGGATATCGGTAAAACCGTTCTGGATAAATTTGTCCAGGATGCCTTTGAAAAAATCTATAATCTGGTGGTCAATGAGAACTTCAGTTTTATGGAGGCAGAAAAGCAGATTATTGGCGTAAATCATGCTGAGCTTGGGGGCATGATTGCCAAAATGTGGAAATTCTCCCCTAAAATGGTCGGTATCATCCGCAACCACCATCTGACCAGCGAGACCATGGTCAGGGACAAGGATGTTGCTGTGGTCTATCTGGCCGATTGCATATGCATGATGATGGGCATGGGCGTAGGGGCGGACGGCCTTGCGTATCGATTCCACCGGCAAGCCATGGAGCATATCGGCATTTCAGCCGAAGATACATTAAAAATTATCGCGGAATTCACCGGCCGGATGGAAGAAGTAGAAGCGCTGTTAAAGATGGCCTGA
- a CDS encoding chemotaxis protein CheD, whose translation MEHIVGVADMKVSNRTGDTIVTYSLGSCIGLAIYDPQIKVGAMLHYMLPNSAIDPVKAKSNPFMFADTGIPELFKQIYALGAEKSRIKVFVAGGSEIMEQEGIFNLGRQNYSALMQILNKNNVSIWKQAVGGYSNRTIKMEITSGNIYLKTSGLGEVQL comes from the coding sequence ATGGAACACATCGTAGGTGTAGCAGATATGAAAGTCAGCAACCGAACCGGTGATACCATTGTCACATACTCCCTTGGTTCATGCATCGGGCTTGCAATATATGACCCCCAAATCAAAGTAGGGGCGATGCTTCACTATATGCTACCGAACTCCGCTATTGATCCTGTAAAGGCAAAAAGCAATCCGTTTATGTTCGCTGATACCGGCATTCCAGAGCTGTTCAAACAAATATATGCACTCGGTGCCGAAAAATCCAGGATCAAAGTTTTTGTTGCAGGCGGCTCCGAAATCATGGAGCAGGAAGGTATTTTTAATCTCGGCAGACAAAACTATTCAGCGCTGATGCAGATATTAAACAAAAACAATGTTTCTATCTGGAAACAGGCTGTGGGGGGGTATTCAAACAGAACAATAAAAATGGAAATCACCTCCGGAAATATTTATCTGAAAACATCCGGATTAGGGGAGGTGCAGTTATGA
- a CDS encoding TolC family protein has translation MKRIENFTDHLYIWCFYTGLALLLTAGSPPAHAIDDFSLTLSIEDFVQRVKEKNEYIKSQSLEWAISQEAVRNSKSIFEPEFFASYDYNDETDFQRTAFSSGTVQERTNAYALGIAGLTPLGTQIQLGHTLEDLTNDFDLEDNHEYRGFLGISLVQPILKNWGVETTRANIEISKNNAAISFQDYRKKTMEIVGNGIISFWDLYRSMEVIKILRESVNVTEQLLKDTKARVRAGKLAETMIYEAMAGVNNRKALLFEARQQLVANRAKLKNYISYTGHYDDETVTIDATLDTKIPELDFDLMIENARQNRPEYISAQIKKGREKIRVSYAKNQTLPDLDLKASYGYASHDGAGKDSLERTLDDEYTVWSLGFEFRIPILGGEKTKSELAAAQHRQAQADLELNAVKVALNNDLTSVIKNVIHINEQVQSNTEAAHYYQIILETEIARMKAGKSNSRIVLQKEEDYIEAKEARLTSQVNYQKALMGLRMIDGTLLAVYNIEEKDDKK, from the coding sequence ATGAAGCGAATTGAAAATTTCACCGACCATCTGTATATCTGGTGCTTTTATACAGGGCTTGCGCTTCTTTTAACAGCCGGCAGCCCGCCTGCACATGCGATTGACGACTTTTCGCTGACGCTGTCCATCGAGGATTTCGTCCAGCGAGTCAAAGAAAAAAACGAATACATCAAAAGTCAAAGTCTGGAATGGGCCATCAGCCAGGAAGCGGTTAGAAACTCAAAGTCCATTTTTGAACCCGAGTTTTTCGCATCCTATGACTACAATGACGAGACCGACTTTCAAAGGACGGCATTCTCAAGTGGAACGGTTCAAGAGAGAACCAATGCATATGCTTTGGGTATAGCGGGGCTCACCCCTTTGGGAACCCAGATACAGCTGGGACACACCCTTGAAGATCTGACAAATGACTTTGACCTGGAAGACAATCATGAATACAGGGGATTTCTTGGCATAAGCCTGGTGCAGCCCATTCTTAAAAACTGGGGAGTAGAAACCACACGGGCCAACATCGAAATTTCAAAAAACAATGCCGCGATTTCATTTCAGGATTATCGAAAGAAAACCATGGAAATTGTAGGGAACGGGATAATTTCGTTTTGGGATTTGTACCGGTCTATGGAAGTCATAAAAATACTCCGGGAATCGGTGAATGTAACCGAACAATTGCTTAAAGATACAAAGGCCAGGGTCAGGGCGGGCAAACTGGCCGAAACAATGATTTACGAAGCCATGGCCGGTGTAAACAACAGAAAAGCCCTTCTTTTTGAAGCCCGCCAGCAACTGGTGGCCAACAGGGCAAAACTTAAAAATTATATCTCTTACACCGGACACTACGACGATGAAACCGTCACTATCGACGCAACCCTGGACACAAAAATCCCTGAACTTGATTTTGATCTCATGATAGAAAATGCCAGGCAGAATCGCCCCGAATATATCTCAGCCCAGATTAAAAAAGGCAGGGAAAAAATACGCGTCTCTTACGCCAAAAATCAAACCCTTCCCGACCTGGATTTAAAGGCATCCTATGGATACGCCAGCCATGATGGTGCCGGCAAAGACTCCCTGGAAAGGACCCTTGATGATGAATATACGGTATGGAGCCTCGGCTTTGAATTTAGAATACCGATATTGGGGGGAGAAAAAACAAAAAGCGAACTGGCTGCGGCACAGCATCGTCAAGCCCAGGCCGACCTGGAACTGAACGCCGTTAAAGTCGCTCTCAACAATGACCTGACGTCCGTCATAAAAAATGTGATCCACATCAACGAACAGGTGCAGAGCAACACCGAAGCCGCCCATTATTATCAAATTATCCTGGAAACGGAAATAGCCAGGATGAAGGCGGGAAAAAGCAACAGCAGGATCGTATTGCAAAAGGAAGAGGACTATATTGAGGCCAAAGAAGCACGGCTGACCAGCCAAGTCAACTATCAAAAAGCGCTCATGGGGTTAAGGATGATCGATGGCACCCTCCTGGCAGTTTATAATATTGAAGAGAAAGACGATAAAAAATGA